Below is a genomic region from Sphaeramia orbicularis chromosome 6, fSphaOr1.1, whole genome shotgun sequence.
TAATTGACAACAAAACCCAAAAGTTTGATGACATGAGGCGGTGTAGGATCATGCAGCATCATCAGATGAGGTAAAGCAGTGGTTCTAAACTGGGGGGTGTGGACACTTCCGGGGGTGGGACGAACACATGGGGATGGGTTGCGAGTGACATCGTCGTGCCTGCAAATTTTGTTtttggggggcagcaggtagtcaacgATTAGGTgagtggagctcactttcactttgtcaTAGCtctatctacagagctatataaacCCCCCCATCCCACAAACTTTTTCGGGCATGGGGGGGGCGCCAGTTGGCTAATGATGCCGTTAGCAAGGTGTGGTTCAacaaaggttgagaaaccctgatcTAGAGAATAGTCACATTAAATAATTTCATTATTAATGAACAGTCAGGCCATTGCTATGAATGAAATTACAATTTATCTGAATTTTAACATTATTGGGAACATTTGGTGTAATATAAGTACACTAGGCAACAAAAACGGTCATTTTTTGACATATCAATGTGTACATATTGCATATTATACCTTTAAAGAATGTACTGTTTGATTTTTATTCACTTTGGATGCAAGTTTTAAAAACACATGAATCCGTTTGGTCTGAAGGTAAGTGGAAGCACTTGTCCGTATGTAAATGAAACATTACTGGGGTAACAAGTCCATCACAGGGTCTTAAACGGACACTCAGGCTGATAGATGAACCCCTTTCACACATACACTGCTGATGTGAAGATCTCTGGACATAGACTCTGCATTAAACAGACTTTACCCAGGTAGTGCCTTAGAATAaagtcagtttttgtgtgtcagtTGTTCAATTCCATTTCCTACTGTATTAAAACGGAGGTTACAATTCCATGGGTTGCCATTCATAATTTAATAACATTTCCACAACAGCTATTATATGGAAAAACAGCACGTCATTGAAGTAGACACAGATACAATATAGCCTATATTCATGTAAATGCCTCACAAAGCTTTAACCTGTAAACACTTCTTTAGCCAGAGGAAAGCTGCAAGACAGTTTCACAAAGACTCTACAAATAAAACAGGCAATTTAGAGTCTGCATTCCAGACCTGTGTGACCTGTGCATCATTGCAGTGTGATTAAAAGAAATAATGGTTTATCTTAGTGTGAGATGAAAGTAAAACCCATTAAATCTACTCTGTGATTCACAAAAACTGAGTGAACCCAAAATATGCAATGTGCTCTGTACCTTGATAATACCCTGGCAGGTGGCCAGCGGCAGCCCCACTAGACTGGTGTCATTAATGGACATAATCTGGTCCCCGACGCTGAGTTTTCCAGAGCGAGCTGCAGGACCACTATTCAGCATGTTGGCGAGGATGACAGTGGGCAGAATGGAGCCCCAGCCGGACTCCACGATGACCACACCGAGGCTTTCCCCTTTCTGCTTCTCAATATAGAGCTGGAACACAGAAAAAGCATTTTAAGCACCTTTCAAATTTCCCATGTGAAAATTTGTCACAGCTCGTATTCATGAAAATGTCATCATTCACCTGCAGCTAAATAAAAAATGTCACACCTCTTTACAGTTGTCTGAGTTTGAGAAATGGACAAGGTCATCGTGGTACATTTCCTGGGAGTTGATGATATCGCTGTATTGTTTCTGGCTCAGGTCAGTCGGGTTGATGCCATTGGCTCGCAGGAATTCTCTGTAGGCCACACTAAAAGCCTGTCCAATGGACTGTGCAATGAGTTGTGCCTATGGGAAAGAAAGTATTTGGGGAAATCTAAGTGAAAGGCTATCACAGTATCTCCACATCAAGGAACAACAAACATTTTAAGATCACACAGAATGAAAActgttcagtccagtttatttcaaatatgccacaaaacaaacaaaagaatccTACCTTAGTGcttacaaataaaacagattcCAAGAACACACACAAAACTTACAACAACATATGACATCAttcacatattcaaaaaggagtgggaggaaatgTAAAAGTGTAACAATCAGTACTCACATCCTCTGACTCGAAGACATAGCAGATCATCCTGTACTGACTCTTTCCTTCACTGGTAGAAACTGGACATTCTGAGAATTCCTCTGATGATGCCTGAGACATGCGTCTCCGTGCCATCAGAACCACAATACTGCCAATGTCAGCTATATAAGAGATGGTACGCAAGGCACTGTCCATCATTGTCTCCTGTGTGAAGCAAAAATTATGACATTAATTCTCTATATGTCTAGAAATACTGCACAAAAATGAGAACCTGATTCGATAAACACATAATTACATAATTACACAGACATACTAACCTGCGTGTCAGCATTCAGCACTTTGACAGCTTTAGTGGAGATAAACAGATCCACCTCTGTCATCATCTGAGAGTCTTCATCTTGGCTctttaaaataacaacaacatatGGTTTTATTAGAAATGTATTTTGTTTGCACCTATGTGTGATACTTTGAAATCGCACTGCAAACCAAAAGGTCATTATCAAAAAGATGTATGGAAGGATTTGCTCAAAATGTATTCAACAGCTCCACCGTGTGGTAAAAAAGAAAACTACTGCCCCCACAAAATCTGTTTACAAGTAGGTCAGCTGGCAAACTAATGTACATCTGCACACTTATACATTCCAGTAATTCATTAAAAGCCACAGTAAAAAGCACTTTTTGAGCAGAAACAGGTATCTTACAAATAAATTTTCACTCTCTTGAACGTGTGAAAGTACCCTTAAGATTTAGACTGAAGTCTAATAAAAGAGGCAGATTGAAATGATTTAAGCATACAGAAAGTAATCAATGGATGTGTTCTTAGTTCTCCCTAAGAAGGTACATTACCTTGATACGACTGACAGCTTCCTGGGCCTGGGACATGCGCACAGACTTGGATGGGTTTTTATCAGACAACACCTGAGTGCAGCCAAGGTAGTTAGCAGCAAAGATGATCCCATCAATTAGATCCTCTGGCTCACAGGGACCTGGGACTACATAGCAAAAAAAAGACACTGTAATGTGCTCTAGAGAAGTATAACAACTATAAAATATTGGAATATTGTGAGATAATTACCATCCTCAAAGCTGGGGAAAGTAGCAGCTTCTTGTGTTTtctttgaaataaacaaatattgTTATTAATGGCTTATAAGTTTATTGTATTAATATCATATTGATCATTGCAATGTAGTATTTGTGAATAGGAAACTTAAAAAATCACTCATTTATTAAAGACCCCCTTCAGTTACGTGAAAATACTCTGCATGGAataatttgtgtttaataggtttatGTGTTGGGCTCCAGATGTTTCCTTGTCAACAAACCCACTTTCAGACTTTGATATATTACACACTTGTAAAAGTTGCACACTATATCAAACATTTATAAAATACTCCAAAATGTTGAGCTTATAAATCCTGCTCCTAGGTCTGGAAAGATTTCCGTcaagaaaattttgaaaaaaaaaatggttctGCACTGTGAACAAGACTGAAAAACTGGTGGAGGGGGGCTTTAATTCTAGAACTACTACAGAATACACTGGCCTACATTGAAATAGTTGTGTATTCAGTCCTTACTTTGGGAGTGCTGTTCTCCTCGGCTGGGGCGACCTCTGGACACTGAGGCCTCCTCGGCTGCTCTGGTGCCTCCTCAGGCATAACGGCTGTGCTTGTCTTTTCACCCTGTTGTATACAAACACCTTATTTAACACCGCCATGTTTTGGTTCAGAAGTTTCTTATCATCCTTGGTTGGCAATAATACGCAGGGAAGTGACTGCATAGACTCTACTTGTGGCCGAGGatttaattaaaatatagttataTTCAGATTAGAGTGAAATGATGGTagaataaacaaaacattaacaaacacaagagatttgaTTAAACAAAGCCTATTCTATTTGTAAAAGTTACCTGCTGAGTTTTCTCTGGCCCTCGCTGTTTCTCCTCCAGAGGTTTCCTCTGTTGTTCCTGTGTGTGAGGAGGAGCCAGGGATGGTTTGATAACCTGGGGTTCACTGTCCCGACTGGGGATGGGAGGGGTCTCTCTACAAGGCTGAACCTTCTGGGGGTCAGCGGGTGGCTGAGGATGGGAATGACGTGGCGGTGGAGGAGGATGTTGCTTACTGGAACTGGATCTTGCTTTAGTCCGCACAGCGGCCTTTTTGCTGTCCTTTGACGAGGTTTTTGGACGCTGCTCAGTGCTGTTGGTGGTGCATCCTTTCATCCCAGAGACAATATGCTCAATGTCCTCTCCTGTTCCTCTTCTCCCCTGTCCTTTACTTGGCCTCTCCTTCTCTTTTAAACCCATGTGAGTCGACTCACACTTCTTGCTCGCTCCTGGGTTGTTATGGTTTCTTGTAATTCgtgtttcattttctctttccctTTCATCGCCTGCTTTTCTCATTTTTTCATTGTCATTGCCCTGATAAATGTTACTCTGCCTTTGAACACTCTTTTCCTCAAAATCTGTCCCCTCTAAATCCTCTATGAATTTGGCACCATCTAGTACTTCCTCTATCTCGTCTCCATCACTGAAAAAATACCTATTCTCTTGGCCCTTTTCCACTTTACTCTCAGCTTCATCTCCTGCAACTGGAGCACAATGTGACCTAAAGCGGTGTCCTGTTTTTTGAGGCTTCGTCTCTGGCTGTGAGACCTCAGAAATCTGTGTGCTATGATGGGGTCTGGGACTGAACTGGTCCTCAGTGCCACCACCAGTCTCCTCCACATTCTCACCTACAGCATGTTTCATATATTCGCTCTCCTCAGGACAGTACTGTTTGTAGTACCTCATGTCCACAATGCCCTCTCTGCTCAAATGCAAGACCTCATCATAGTCCTGCTCAACGTCAGAGCCCACGTTATCGTACTCAGAGCATGTGTCCTCCATGTCTTCAGGACTAGGGTCACAACTCATGTAATAGTGTTTTGCAGGAGCAGGAGGAGTCAGCTGGTCATTGTGATCATCCTCTAAGGTACAGTGTGGTTCTTCAGACTCCTCCTTGTCTAAACTGTGGTATTCCTCTTGGCTCTGTTTAGAGATTCCTTTAGTGGTGCATGGTGGAGGACTGGGAGCCAATAGTTTGGAGATGGTTCCTGGCCTTTTTCCATGAGCCATAACTGGCCCTGTAGCCCATCACCCTCAGCCCTGTGAACATATAACCAAGATAACTATAATTACAGCATTGATGCACAAAAATTAGGTTTGGTTAATTTACACTTTAGTGACTAGTTTTACTTTTGATATGACATATACCAGATAAACACTGAATACTTTATTGTCACTTACATTTAATATGCCATAGGCCACACTGAGGACAACAAAAAATCTGATATTCCAAGAAAAACTcttatattatgagaataatgttgcTATTTTATCAATGGGAAATTTCTTAACTAAagtatagaaataaaacaacCATGTAGCatcaaataatttaacaaaacagtgcaCCTGTTATTTAATCAAAtctttttttaatgttgaatactATGGTGAAAAACAACCCACACCAGCTTGTGTCAGCTGGTGATTTCATCGACACTGgtaattaatattaaaaatacatttctatTGCAATCTTTTTTCTTGTAGGCTATaaacacaacttttttttcttgaaatattatgacttaatTGTCACATTATCTGTTTTTCTCCTCGTATATACTTATAAAACATGGGTATCATACATCAACATGTCTACATTATATGTTTCTTAATATCAAATATTGTTGCATACATTTGTACAGTTTAATCTTGTGCCAATTCAAAGATAGTTTGGCACAAAAAGGGGtataaataacaacacaaacaaaagaaaactggCCAGAATTTCACAGTGACTGCATTGCTAATAACATTACatattaataatgaatattatAAATGAAGGGCTGAAAGTGTAAGTGTCATTGTGAACAATCCACATTGTATCTGATTTACTCAACAAACAGTGAAAGATTCTCTACCCATATGTTCAGAACATAATCCATTATCTGAGTACATCCTTGAAATAGTACTCCTTGACATAGTATTGTACATTCATTTCTTTTCTCTACATCTTACACCTTTGTGCTCCGCTTTGTCCTTGGCTCTTCAATGACTACTGATGTTGTTTTGTTATCTGTCATCTTGTCTGCTCTAATTAAGTCCTGACGTCCTGCAGAACAGGATACCACTAAAATAGTTCTATATGAGTCATCCAGTAGCAAACAATA
It encodes:
- the apba2a gene encoding amyloid-beta A4 precursor protein-binding family A member 2; this translates as MAHGKRPGTISKLLAPSPPPCTTKGISKQSQEEYHSLDKEESEEPHCTLEDDHNDQLTPPAPAKHYYMSCDPSPEDMEDTCSEYDNVGSDVEQDYDEVLHLSREGIVDMRYYKQYCPEESEYMKHAVGENVEETGGGTEDQFSPRPHHSTQISEVSQPETKPQKTGHRFRSHCAPVAGDEAESKVEKGQENRYFFSDGDEIEEVLDGAKFIEDLEGTDFEEKSVQRQSNIYQGNDNEKMRKAGDERERENETRITRNHNNPGASKKCESTHMGLKEKERPSKGQGRRGTGEDIEHIVSGMKGCTTNSTEQRPKTSSKDSKKAAVRTKARSSSSKQHPPPPPRHSHPQPPADPQKVQPCRETPPIPSRDSEPQVIKPSLAPPHTQEQQRKPLEEKQRGPEKTQQGEKTSTAVMPEEAPEQPRRPQCPEVAPAEENSTPKKTQEAATFPSFEDVPGPCEPEDLIDGIIFAANYLGCTQVLSDKNPSKSVRMSQAQEAVSRIKSQDEDSQMMTEVDLFISTKAVKVLNADTQETMMDSALRTISYIADIGSIVVLMARRRMSQASSEEFSECPVSTSEGKSQYRMICYVFESEDAQLIAQSIGQAFSVAYREFLRANGINPTDLSQKQYSDIINSQEMYHDDLVHFSNSDNCKELYIEKQKGESLGVVIVESGWGSILPTVILANMLNSGPAARSGKLSVGDQIMSINDTSLVGLPLATCQGIIKGLKNNVKVKLSIVSCPPVTTVLIKRPDLKFQLGFSVQNGIICSLMRGGIAERGGVRVGHRIIEINGQSVVAMAHEKIVQTLSVSVGEINMKTMPAVMFRLLTGQETPIYI